A genomic region of Pirellulales bacterium contains the following coding sequences:
- a CDS encoding sigma-70 family RNA polymerase sigma factor, whose translation MAAESDRTLDDSIVELMTRNQLRLRSFILTLVRETSAAEDVFQETSLVLWRKRQDFDFEKDFFRWACGIALLEVLQYRRRADADRLLFDEELINALAIDYVEHSEVWDRERSALRGCMQKLNSRDRWLLDARYLSGIKTAQIAEQLGRPLSTVYSSLSRIRETLFRCVQTTIAQEAHP comes from the coding sequence GTGGCTGCTGAGAGCGATCGGACGCTTGACGACAGCATTGTCGAGCTGATGACCAGAAATCAGTTGCGGCTTCGTTCTTTTATCTTGACGCTTGTCCGAGAGACCTCCGCCGCCGAGGACGTGTTTCAGGAGACGAGCTTGGTCCTTTGGCGAAAGCGCCAAGATTTCGATTTCGAGAAGGACTTTTTTCGCTGGGCCTGCGGCATTGCCTTATTGGAGGTGCTTCAATATCGTCGCCGGGCAGATGCTGACCGCTTGCTATTTGACGAGGAGTTAATCAACGCGCTGGCGATCGACTATGTGGAGCACTCGGAAGTGTGGGACCGTGAACGATCGGCACTGCGCGGCTGTATGCAGAAGCTGAATTCGCGAGATCGTTGGCTTCTGGACGCCCGGTATCTTTCCGGCATCAAGACAGCTCAAATTGCCGAACAACTTGGCCGGCCGCTCAGCACCGTGTACAGTAGTTTGTCCCGAATTCGTGAGACGCTGTTTCGGTGCGTCCAAACCACGATTGCACAAGAAGCGCACCCCTAA
- a CDS encoding FecR family protein, with protein sequence MVEAQPEASKPIESVPYDTDHPGTNHLEPDRAPVLARVSEQTADCQWYFDRSGKVPTDMVRSGDTVRVTNGMMKLLFDNETIVTLHSPAIFEVVSEMRARVLLGKVTAKIGPKAKGFSVVTPQATVIDLGTEFGIEVNELGATDVVVFKGAVDVDYPTTLEGTARQQRLRTGEAVHLDASGTASRIVSITNGQFSDKPVPEPLRPPIITAVRDNIQRESSAAWNYYEIVHNGMAEDAKAFVDREAHEWNGVTVAGLPPYLLGGDYVKTFNNDKVKHDIEINITVARPCRLFILFDDRIPAPAWLQESFRNTGDKIGVDEGPYVVNGKLRTEHQSGVGPGVSIDNVDSVWERDILVPGSVQLGATETPISSINMYGIVAVPLDEIPQKLRDRGQVRK encoded by the coding sequence TTGGTTGAGGCACAACCGGAAGCATCGAAGCCCATCGAATCCGTTCCCTACGATACGGATCATCCCGGGACGAATCACTTAGAGCCTGACCGGGCCCCGGTTTTGGCGCGCGTTTCGGAGCAAACTGCAGATTGCCAATGGTATTTTGATCGCAGTGGCAAAGTGCCGACCGACATGGTTCGCAGTGGTGATACTGTGCGGGTCACCAACGGAATGATGAAACTCCTATTCGACAATGAAACGATCGTCACTTTGCACTCTCCGGCAATTTTCGAAGTCGTTTCCGAAATGCGCGCCCGCGTGTTATTGGGGAAAGTTACTGCCAAGATTGGGCCGAAGGCAAAAGGGTTTTCGGTAGTTACTCCTCAGGCAACCGTCATCGATTTGGGCACCGAATTCGGCATTGAAGTGAACGAGTTGGGCGCGACCGATGTGGTTGTCTTTAAAGGCGCCGTCGATGTGGATTATCCCACAACCTTAGAAGGGACCGCCCGGCAGCAGCGCTTACGTACCGGCGAGGCTGTACACTTGGATGCCTCAGGAACCGCCAGCCGCATTGTATCCATCACGAATGGGCAGTTTTCCGATAAACCGGTTCCTGAACCGCTTCGGCCTCCAATCATTACTGCGGTTCGGGACAATATTCAACGTGAGTCGTCGGCTGCATGGAATTATTATGAGATTGTTCACAACGGCATGGCAGAGGATGCCAAAGCGTTTGTCGACCGTGAGGCTCACGAGTGGAATGGCGTTACGGTTGCCGGATTGCCGCCGTATTTGCTGGGTGGTGATTATGTCAAAACGTTCAACAACGATAAGGTTAAGCACGACATTGAAATCAACATTACGGTCGCCCGTCCTTGTCGTTTGTTTATTTTGTTTGACGACCGCATTCCAGCGCCAGCTTGGTTGCAAGAAAGCTTTCGCAATACGGGGGACAAAATTGGCGTCGACGAGGGACCCTATGTGGTCAACGGTAAATTGCGCACCGAGCATCAATCTGGCGTAGGTCCCGGCGTGAGCATCGACAACGTTGATTCCGTGTGGGAGCGCGACATTTTGGTTCCTGGTTCGGTGCAGTTAGGCGCGACGGAAACCCCCATCTCCAGCATTAACATGTACGGGATAGTGGCGGTTCCGCTCGATGAAATTCCTCAGAAACTGCGCGATCGCGGCCAAGTTCGCAAATGA